One part of the Armatimonadota bacterium genome encodes these proteins:
- a CDS encoding valine--tRNA ligase, producing the protein MEQMEFPPRYEATNVESKWYAAWDKANLFAPSPDTTKKPYCITIPPPNITGSLHMGHALCYPLQDVLGRYQRLLGKRVLILPGQDHAGIATQSVVEKQLRKEGSSGAQLGREKFVERVWQWREESGSTILNQFKALGCAFDWSRLRFTLDEHYAQTVLHVFVDWYNKGFIYRGKRVVNWDPKLKTSVSDIETLREVRKGHLYHIRYDFVDGSGSIVIATTRPETMLADIAVAVHPSDKRYEGKIGKKLRLPLVGREIPLIADLYPDPEFGTGAVKITPAHDPNDYEVGARHNLAMPVALNLDARISAAWNREFEPEFVSAIEKYEGMDRYEARKQIVADLEEAGVLVEIKDHEIPIIISDRSGEVIEPLLSEQWFARQGELAKPVIEAVQKDEVKFTPARYKDIFLAWMESIRDWNISRQLWWGHRVPAFYAEDGDVFVAVSWEEAQKMAGDKPIVRQDDDVLDTWFSSGMWPFVTLGWPEATEDMKTFYPTDVLITDRNIINLWVARMLMMGYDLVGEKPFGDVMIYATVMREDGRRMSKSLGTGIDPMGVIETLGADALRWTLLSQTGENQELRYSDKKTQDARNFCNKIWNATRFVLMNVDSVPSKPENLQTVDKWLLSRLVATEKEVRAAYDRFDLQSACQALYRFFWSEVCDWYIEISKSRLQDDAQKRTPQWVLLTAFDAFLKMLHPVMPFITEELYSRLPLEGKSPFIMAADWPALGDDLAHAEAEQEIEAVFAATRALRALRAEIDLKPLQQIETVFYEGDLKGNEGIVSSQAWVQSLQPGRPSGRFVSATSGGLDFHIAVEGLIDLDKVLESIKRDLEKSAKDAAGLQSRLDNPQFVERAKPEIIERDRALLEELNQRMEKLKARQALLEA; encoded by the coding sequence ATGGAACAGATGGAATTTCCGCCTCGGTATGAGGCGACGAATGTTGAATCGAAATGGTATGCCGCCTGGGACAAAGCGAATCTCTTCGCCCCCAGCCCCGACACGACGAAAAAGCCGTACTGCATCACCATTCCCCCACCCAATATCACCGGCTCGCTCCACATGGGGCACGCGCTGTGCTACCCGTTGCAGGATGTGCTCGGTCGATATCAGCGACTGCTTGGTAAGCGGGTTTTGATCCTACCCGGACAAGATCACGCGGGTATTGCGACGCAATCCGTAGTTGAGAAACAGCTTCGCAAAGAAGGTTCGAGTGGCGCTCAGCTTGGTCGAGAGAAGTTTGTCGAGCGGGTTTGGCAGTGGCGCGAGGAGTCGGGAAGCACGATTTTGAACCAGTTCAAGGCGCTGGGTTGCGCATTTGACTGGTCGCGGCTACGCTTTACGCTGGACGAGCATTACGCGCAGACGGTTCTGCACGTGTTCGTCGATTGGTACAACAAGGGATTCATCTACCGCGGGAAGCGGGTGGTGAACTGGGACCCGAAGCTGAAGACCAGTGTTTCGGACATTGAGACCTTGCGCGAGGTGCGCAAAGGGCATCTGTATCATATTCGTTACGACTTCGTAGACGGCTCGGGTTCGATCGTGATTGCGACGACGCGGCCGGAGACGATGTTGGCCGATATCGCGGTGGCGGTGCACCCTTCGGACAAGCGATATGAGGGCAAGATCGGCAAGAAGCTTCGTTTGCCGTTGGTTGGTCGCGAGATTCCGTTGATCGCCGACCTGTACCCCGACCCTGAGTTTGGTACCGGCGCGGTGAAGATCACGCCTGCGCATGACCCTAATGACTACGAGGTGGGGGCTCGACACAACTTGGCGATGCCGGTCGCGCTGAATCTCGATGCTCGCATTTCGGCGGCGTGGAACCGTGAATTTGAACCTGAATTCGTGTCAGCGATCGAAAAGTACGAGGGCATGGATCGATACGAGGCTCGTAAGCAGATCGTGGCTGATCTGGAAGAAGCAGGCGTTTTGGTGGAGATCAAGGACCACGAAATTCCGATCATCATCAGCGATCGAAGCGGCGAAGTGATCGAGCCGTTGTTGAGTGAGCAGTGGTTTGCGCGGCAAGGCGAGTTGGCCAAGCCGGTCATCGAGGCCGTGCAGAAGGATGAGGTGAAGTTCACTCCAGCGCGCTACAAGGACATCTTTTTGGCGTGGATGGAGAGCATTCGGGACTGGAATATCTCGCGTCAGCTCTGGTGGGGGCACCGCGTTCCCGCGTTCTACGCGGAGGACGGCGACGTTTTTGTGGCCGTTTCCTGGGAAGAGGCGCAGAAAATGGCGGGCGATAAGCCGATCGTGCGGCAGGACGACGATGTGCTGGACACGTGGTTTAGCTCGGGCATGTGGCCGTTTGTGACGCTTGGTTGGCCGGAGGCGACGGAGGATATGAAGACATTCTATCCCACCGACGTGCTGATCACCGACCGAAACATCATCAATCTGTGGGTTGCGCGAATGCTGATGATGGGCTACGACCTGGTGGGCGAGAAGCCATTTGGCGACGTGATGATCTATGCGACGGTCATGCGCGAGGATGGTCGACGCATGAGCAAGTCGCTGGGCACGGGCATCGACCCGATGGGCGTGATTGAAACGCTTGGCGCCGACGCTCTGCGCTGGACGCTTCTGAGCCAGACGGGTGAGAACCAGGAGCTTCGATATAGCGACAAGAAGACGCAGGATGCGCGGAACTTCTGCAATAAGATCTGGAATGCGACGCGCTTCGTGTTGATGAACGTGGACAGCGTTCCAAGCAAGCCCGAGAATCTGCAAACGGTCGACAAGTGGCTTTTGAGCCGGTTGGTGGCGACGGAAAAAGAGGTCCGAGCGGCGTACGATCGGTTCGATCTGCAGTCGGCGTGTCAGGCGCTTTACCGCTTCTTTTGGAGCGAGGTTTGCGACTGGTACATCGAGATTTCGAAGTCGCGCCTGCAGGATGATGCGCAGAAGCGGACCCCGCAGTGGGTGCTTTTGACGGCGTTCGATGCGTTTCTGAAGATGCTTCACCCGGTCATGCCGTTCATCACCGAGGAACTGTATTCCCGTCTGCCGCTGGAGGGTAAGTCGCCGTTCATCATGGCGGCGGATTGGCCGGCGCTAGGCGACGATCTGGCGCACGCCGAGGCAGAGCAGGAGATCGAAGCTGTGTTTGCCGCGACGAGAGCCCTGCGGGCATTGCGGGCCGAGATCGACTTGAAGCCGCTTCAGCAGATCGAGACGGTGTTCTACGAAGGCGACCTGAAGGGCAACGAGGGCATCGTGTCGTCTCAGGCGTGGGTTCAGAGCCTTCAGCCGGGTCGTCCGTCGGGGCGATTTGTCTCGGCGACGTCGGGCGGACTAGATTTCCATATCGCGGTCGAAGGTTTGATCGACCTGGACAAGGTTCTGGAGAGCATCAAGCGCGACCTAGAGAAGTCGGCGAAGGATGCGGCGGGCCTGCAGTCGCGGCTGGATAATCCGCAGTTTGTGGAACGGGCGAAGCCGGAGATCATCGAGCGGGATCGGGCGCTACTGGAGGAGCTAAATCAGCGGATGGAAAAGCTGAAGGCTCGTCAGGCATTGTTGGAGGCGTAG